From a single Phragmites australis chromosome 7, lpPhrAust1.1, whole genome shotgun sequence genomic region:
- the LOC133924884 gene encoding secretory carrier-associated membrane protein 6, with the protein MHHDPNPFDEGSADDNPYSNGGGGGGSKQQYGFRPTEPVGFGGAGRGDAVVDVPLDTMGDSKSKARELSSWESDLKRREADIKKREEALKNAGVPMEEKNWPPFFPIIHHDIANEIPANVQKLQYLAFASWLGIVLCLSWNFIAVIVCWIKEGDSKLFFLATIYALLGIPLSYLIWYRPLYRAMRTNSAFSFGWFFLCYLIHIGFCIIAAIAPPIIFHGKSLTGILAAIDTFSEHVIIGIFYFVGFGLFCLETLLSIGVLQKVYMYFRGNQ; encoded by the exons ATGCATCACGACCCCAATCCCTTCGACGAGGGTAGCGCCGACGACAACCCCTACTCC aatggaggaggcggcggcggcagcaagcAGCAGTACGGGTTCCGGCCGACGGAGCCCGTCGGCTTCGGGGGCGCCGGCAGGGgcgacgccgtcgtcgacgtCCCGCTCGACACCATGGGG GACTCGAAGAGCAAGGCAAGGGAGCTCTCGTCGTGGGAATCAGATCTGAAGCGGCGAGAGGCG GacatcaagaagagggaggaggcgCTGAAGAATG CTGGAGTGCCGATGGAGGAGAAGAACTGGCCGCCATTCTTCCCGATCATCCACCATGACATTGCCAACGAGATACCAGCCAATGTGCAGAAGTTGCAGTATCTTGCATTCGCAAGCTGGCTTG GAATTGTGCTTTGCCTCTCGTGGAACTTCATTGCTGTCATAGTCTGCTGGATCAAGGAGGGAG ATTCAAAGCTGTTTTTCCTTGCAACTATCTATGCTTTGCTTGGAATTCCTTTGTCATATTTGATATGGTATAGGCCCCTCTATCGTGCAATGAG GACTAACAGTGCTTTCAGTTTTGGATGGTTTTTCCTCTGTTACCTG ATCCACATTGGTTTTTGCATAATTGCTGCTATTGCTCCACCGATTATATTTCATGGGAAATCATTAAC TGGTATACTGGCTGCAATTGACACCTTCTCTGAGCATGTGATAATTGGG ATCTTTTACTTTGTGGGGTTTGGACTATTTTGTTTGGAGACACTGCTGAGCATTGGGGTTCTTCAG AAAGTGTACATGTACTTCAGAGGGAACCAGTGA
- the LOC133924879 gene encoding UV-B-induced protein At3g17800, chloroplastic-like isoform X1, translating into MATLFHRFTKTSVRSLHHQYFGTLVALNYDAFAADVGRSQCVDFLGDGFPYSICYKAGFQINNYRMRTLKVKAKTESGDGYTRLAPLQFESPSGQLLVQILQSHPHLLPATVGQQLENLQSEKDEQNEEASKAPQDLLYKRIAEVKEKERRNALEEIIYCFIIYKFMENDMSMTPALSPGGGPIRDISSLPNQEDKLQSIHSPDAFEMIQNHLNLIMGEKMSAPLDTVVEISNLNLGKLYAASIMYGYFLKRVDERFQLEKTVKTLPPNPKQQIVFENLQPNPFWDMESLVQISPDGEEISLDDKESNPNKLRSYVSQLDADTLQRYATIRSNEAVSLIEKQTQALFGRPDIKVLDDGSVNAKDGKMITITFTEFTHLVLEAAAFGSFLWVAESYVESKYHFVNS; encoded by the exons ATGGCAACCCTTTTTCATAGATTTACAAAAACTTCTGTCCGATCTTTGCATCATCAATATTTTGGCACACTTGTTGCACTAAATTATGATGCATTTGCAGCTGATGTTGGTCGATCCCAGTGTGTAGATTTTCTTGGTGAT GGCTTTCCTTATAGCATTTGTTACAAAGCTGGATTCCAGATTAATAATTACCGTATGAGGACCTTGAAGGTTAAAGCAAAAACGGAATCTGGTGATGGCTACACACGGCTTGCTCCACTTCAATTTGAATCTCCAAGCGGTCAACTTCTAGTCCAAATACTACAATCACACCCTCACCTGCTTCCTGCAACAGTTGGTCAGCAACTTGAAAATCTGCAATCGGAGAAAGATGAGCAAAACGAAGAAGCCTCAAAAGCTCCCCAGGACCTCCTCTACAA GAGAATTGCAGAAGTCAAAGAGAAGGAAAGGCGAAATGCCTTAGAAGAGATCATCTACTGTTTCATTATCTATAAGTTCATGGAGAATGACATGTCTATGACACCTGCATTATCACCAGGGGGTGGCCCTATACGCGACATATCCTCACTTCCTAACCAAGAGGACAAACTGCAAAGCATACACTCCCCAGACGCTtttgagatgatacaaaatcatCTGAATCTTATCATGGGAGAAAAGATGTCAGCACCACTAGACACTGTTGTTGAAATCAGCAACTTAAATCTCGGAAAGCTGTATGCAGCATCCATCATGTATGGTTACTTCCTTAAAAGGGTGGATGAGCGATTCCAACTCGAGAAAACTGTGAAGACTCTCCCCCCGAACCCCAAGCAGCAGATAGTATTTGAAAACCTGCAACCTAATCCATTCTGGGATATGGAGTCCTTGGTTCAGATTTCACCTGATGGGGAGGAGATCAGTTTGGACGATAAAGAATCAAATCCAAACAAGTTGAGGTCTTATGTTTCGCAATTGGATGCTGATACATTGCAAAGATATGCTACTATTAGATCAAACGAAGCTGTGTCACTGATCGAGAAGCAAACACAGGCTTTGTTTGGACGGCCAGACATTAAGGTATTGGACGATGGTTCTGTTAATGCAAAGGATGGTAAAATGATAACAATTACGTTTACAGAGTTCACTCATCTTGTTTTGGAGGCAGCTGCTTTTGGATCCTTTCTGTGGGTAGCTGAGAGTTATGTAGAATCGAAATATCATTTTGTTAACAGTTGA
- the LOC133924881 gene encoding protein AE7-like has translation MVMGLINANPVIHEKKERRVRQAPETTDENAAEPIDQLEIFDHIRDIKDPEHPYSLEQLNVVTEDSIELNDKLSHVRVTFTPTVEHCSMATVIGLCLRVKLIRSLPPRYKVDIRVAPGSHATEAAVNKQLNDKERVAAALENPNLLDMVEECLSPTFD, from the exons ATGGTTATGGGGTTGATAAACGCTAATCCTGTAATTCATGAGAAAAAAGAGCGGCGTGTTCGGCAGGCACCAGAGACCACCGATGAAAATGCAGCGGAGCCAATAGACCAGCTAGAAATATTTGAT cacattagagatATAAAGGACCCAGAGCACCCATACTCGTTGGAACAGCTGAATGTGGTAACCGAAGACTCAATTGAACTCAATGATAAACTTAGTCATGTCAG GGTTACTTTCACCCCAACAGTGGAGCACTGCAGTATGGCAACTGTTATTGGCCTTTGCTTACGTGTGAAACTCATACGGAGTCTTCCTCCTCGTTACAAG GTGGACATAAGGGTGGCCCCTGGATCACATGCAACTGAAGCTGCTG TGAATAAGCAACTGAATGACAAAGAACGTGTCGCGGCTGCATTGGAAAATCCTAACCTACTGGACATGGTTGAGGAGTGCTTGTCGCCAACTTTTGACTGA
- the LOC133924879 gene encoding UV-B-induced protein At3g17800, chloroplastic-like isoform X3, protein MLPQLQGFPYSICYKAGFQINNYRMRTLKVKAKTESGDGYTRLAPLQFESPSGQLLVQILQSHPHLLPATVGQQLENLQSEKDEQNEEASKAPQDLLYKRIAEVKEKERRNALEEIIYCFIIYKFMENDMSMTPALSPGGGPIRDISSLPNQEDKLQSIHSPDAFEMIQNHLNLIMGEKMSAPLDTVVEISNLNLGKLYAASIMYGYFLKRVDERFQLEKTVKTLPPNPKQQIVFENLQPNPFWDMESLVQISPDGEEISLDDKESNPNKLRSYVSQLDADTLQRYATIRSNEAVSLIEKQTQALFGRPDIKVLDDGSVNAKDGKMITITFTEFTHLVLEAAAFGSFLWVAESYVESKYHFVNS, encoded by the exons ATGCTTCCTCAATTGCAG GGCTTTCCTTATAGCATTTGTTACAAAGCTGGATTCCAGATTAATAATTACCGTATGAGGACCTTGAAGGTTAAAGCAAAAACGGAATCTGGTGATGGCTACACACGGCTTGCTCCACTTCAATTTGAATCTCCAAGCGGTCAACTTCTAGTCCAAATACTACAATCACACCCTCACCTGCTTCCTGCAACAGTTGGTCAGCAACTTGAAAATCTGCAATCGGAGAAAGATGAGCAAAACGAAGAAGCCTCAAAAGCTCCCCAGGACCTCCTCTACAA GAGAATTGCAGAAGTCAAAGAGAAGGAAAGGCGAAATGCCTTAGAAGAGATCATCTACTGTTTCATTATCTATAAGTTCATGGAGAATGACATGTCTATGACACCTGCATTATCACCAGGGGGTGGCCCTATACGCGACATATCCTCACTTCCTAACCAAGAGGACAAACTGCAAAGCATACACTCCCCAGACGCTtttgagatgatacaaaatcatCTGAATCTTATCATGGGAGAAAAGATGTCAGCACCACTAGACACTGTTGTTGAAATCAGCAACTTAAATCTCGGAAAGCTGTATGCAGCATCCATCATGTATGGTTACTTCCTTAAAAGGGTGGATGAGCGATTCCAACTCGAGAAAACTGTGAAGACTCTCCCCCCGAACCCCAAGCAGCAGATAGTATTTGAAAACCTGCAACCTAATCCATTCTGGGATATGGAGTCCTTGGTTCAGATTTCACCTGATGGGGAGGAGATCAGTTTGGACGATAAAGAATCAAATCCAAACAAGTTGAGGTCTTATGTTTCGCAATTGGATGCTGATACATTGCAAAGATATGCTACTATTAGATCAAACGAAGCTGTGTCACTGATCGAGAAGCAAACACAGGCTTTGTTTGGACGGCCAGACATTAAGGTATTGGACGATGGTTCTGTTAATGCAAAGGATGGTAAAATGATAACAATTACGTTTACAGAGTTCACTCATCTTGTTTTGGAGGCAGCTGCTTTTGGATCCTTTCTGTGGGTAGCTGAGAGTTATGTAGAATCGAAATATCATTTTGTTAACAGTTGA
- the LOC133924883 gene encoding 26S proteasome non-ATPase regulatory subunit 13 homolog B-like has product MAAAALEFLEAQRATRPELAEWYAALADLYQRKLWHQLTLKLDQFLALAVVQAGDALIQLYNHFISDFETKINLLKFAHFTVVVSRQYLDKDAGINYLEGVISKLHDTRESRVEEPILYVKMQIATFLLEKGNQKECKRLLEEGKTTLDSMVDVDPSVHATYHWMCSQYHKACQDYSEFYKSVLLYLAYTTVESLSEPFKQNLAFDLSLAALLGENIYNFGELLAHPIIQSLLGTQVEWIFHMLQAFNTGNLALYQELCKAHNTTLSTQPALVQNERKLLEKINVLCLMEIIFSRSSEDRTIPLSTIAERTRLSVEDVEYLLMKSLSAHLIEGIIDQVDGTVHVSWVQPRVLGIEQVKSLRDRLDTWVGKVHTTLHSVEAETPDLVSS; this is encoded by the exons atggcggcggcggcgctagaATTCCTGGAGGCGCAGCGCGCGACGCGGCCGGAGCTTGCGGAGTGGTACGCGGCGCTCGCCGACCTGTACCAGCGGAAGCTGTGGCACCAGCTCACCCTCAagctcgaccagttcctcgCCCTCGCCGTCGTCCAG GCTGGCGATGCTCTGATTCAGCTGTATAATCATTTCATCTCTGATTTTGAGACCAAGATCAATCTTCTTAAATTTGCTCACTTCACAGTCGTAGTTTCACGCCAGTATTTGGACAAAGATGCTGGTATAAACTATCTTGAAGGTGTAATTTCAAAGCTGCATGATACCCGTGAATCACGGGTTGAAGAGCCCATTCTGTATGTGAAGATGCAAATTGCAACATTTCTTCTTGAAAAAGGGAATCAAAAGGAGTGTAAGAGACTGCTAGAAGAGGGGAAAACCACTTTGGATAGCATGGTTGATGTTGATCCTTCGGTACATGCTACCTATCACTGGATGTGTTCTCAGTACCATAAGGCCTGTCAAGATTACTCTGAATTCTACAAGAGTGTTCTTCTTTATCTTGCGTACACAACAGTGGAGTCACTTTCAGAACCATTCAAACAG AACCTGGCGTTCGACCTCTCACTTGCTGCTTTATTGGGTGAAAATATTTACAACTTTGGGGAGTTGCTTGCCCATCCAATC ATCCAGAGCCTTTTGGGGACCCAGGTTGAGTGGATTTTTCATATGTTGCAAGCATTCAACACTGGGAATCTAGCATTGTATCAAGAACTCTGCAAAGCTCATAACACCACTTTGAGCACACAGCCTGCATTGGTACAGAACGAGAGGAAGCTACTTGAAAAGATCAATGTCCTTTGCTTGATGGAAATCATTTTCAG TCGGTCATCTGAAGACCGTACAATCCCACTGAGCACGATAGCTGAACGAACTAGGCTCTCAGTTGAAGATGTGGAGTATCTACTGATGAAGAGCCTCTCT GCCCATCTTATAGAAGGCATAATTGATCAAGTTGATGGGACTGTCCATGTTTCATGGGTTCAACCGAGGGTCTTGGGCATAGAACAAGTAAAATCCTTGCGTGACCGGTTGGACACATGGGTTGGGAAGGTGCATACGACTTTGCATTCGGTTGAAGCCGAGACGCCCGACTTGGTATCCTCGTGA
- the LOC133924879 gene encoding UV-B-induced protein At3g17800, chloroplastic-like isoform X2 produces MPAWADAALVLTSLPPAITASSSSLSCGIRLRAAVESSRLFCKGFPYSICYKAGFQINNYRMRTLKVKAKTESGDGYTRLAPLQFESPSGQLLVQILQSHPHLLPATVGQQLENLQSEKDEQNEEASKAPQDLLYKRIAEVKEKERRNALEEIIYCFIIYKFMENDMSMTPALSPGGGPIRDISSLPNQEDKLQSIHSPDAFEMIQNHLNLIMGEKMSAPLDTVVEISNLNLGKLYAASIMYGYFLKRVDERFQLEKTVKTLPPNPKQQIVFENLQPNPFWDMESLVQISPDGEEISLDDKESNPNKLRSYVSQLDADTLQRYATIRSNEAVSLIEKQTQALFGRPDIKVLDDGSVNAKDGKMITITFTEFTHLVLEAAAFGSFLWVAESYVESKYHFVNS; encoded by the exons ATGCCGGCGTGGGCCGACGCGGCGCTCGTTCTCACCTCCCTACCCCCCGCCATcaccgcctcctcatcctctttgtCATGCGGCATCAGGCTGCGCGCCGCTGTGGAGTCCAGCAGGCTCTTCTGCAAG GGCTTTCCTTATAGCATTTGTTACAAAGCTGGATTCCAGATTAATAATTACCGTATGAGGACCTTGAAGGTTAAAGCAAAAACGGAATCTGGTGATGGCTACACACGGCTTGCTCCACTTCAATTTGAATCTCCAAGCGGTCAACTTCTAGTCCAAATACTACAATCACACCCTCACCTGCTTCCTGCAACAGTTGGTCAGCAACTTGAAAATCTGCAATCGGAGAAAGATGAGCAAAACGAAGAAGCCTCAAAAGCTCCCCAGGACCTCCTCTACAA GAGAATTGCAGAAGTCAAAGAGAAGGAAAGGCGAAATGCCTTAGAAGAGATCATCTACTGTTTCATTATCTATAAGTTCATGGAGAATGACATGTCTATGACACCTGCATTATCACCAGGGGGTGGCCCTATACGCGACATATCCTCACTTCCTAACCAAGAGGACAAACTGCAAAGCATACACTCCCCAGACGCTtttgagatgatacaaaatcatCTGAATCTTATCATGGGAGAAAAGATGTCAGCACCACTAGACACTGTTGTTGAAATCAGCAACTTAAATCTCGGAAAGCTGTATGCAGCATCCATCATGTATGGTTACTTCCTTAAAAGGGTGGATGAGCGATTCCAACTCGAGAAAACTGTGAAGACTCTCCCCCCGAACCCCAAGCAGCAGATAGTATTTGAAAACCTGCAACCTAATCCATTCTGGGATATGGAGTCCTTGGTTCAGATTTCACCTGATGGGGAGGAGATCAGTTTGGACGATAAAGAATCAAATCCAAACAAGTTGAGGTCTTATGTTTCGCAATTGGATGCTGATACATTGCAAAGATATGCTACTATTAGATCAAACGAAGCTGTGTCACTGATCGAGAAGCAAACACAGGCTTTGTTTGGACGGCCAGACATTAAGGTATTGGACGATGGTTCTGTTAATGCAAAGGATGGTAAAATGATAACAATTACGTTTACAGAGTTCACTCATCTTGTTTTGGAGGCAGCTGCTTTTGGATCCTTTCTGTGGGTAGCTGAGAGTTATGTAGAATCGAAATATCATTTTGTTAACAGTTGA
- the LOC133924882 gene encoding uncharacterized protein LOC133924882 isoform X2 has protein sequence MPRKVVSGPDYDDGYDDYDEYDEDYDDYDETGYGKNQHPVKEEKESLKKSSSTVPVHWMCSMCTFNNHESMMYCEMCGVFRESFVKSAKDGSIKDAVSAVSSDLRTSAASKIDSAKMSMKTRAIDIDGDSKGKHASASCDKANSIQLSPAVSSLGAKKEKTAPVLSDEVPVERIDFKLKGDQRKGAGSSSQNYDVAQKLSSDISQLSLEKNNVNVTKPCLPEEYKPEKWMLAHQESGVLSQLNLAIVGHVDSGKSTLSGRLLHLLGRISKKDMHKNEKESKEKGKGSFAFAWAMDESSEERERGVTMTVAVAYLETKKYRVVLLDSPGHKDFVPNMISGATQADAAILVVDASTGSFEAGMDGEGGKSVGQTKEHAQLVRSFGVEQLVVAVNKMDAVGYSKERFDFIKLQLGSFLRSCNFRDSAITWIPLSAVENQNLIKRPSDARLTSWYQDFCLLDAIDSLQLPSRDVSKPLILPICDVIKSQSTGQLAAFGKLETGAIRNGSKVLVLPCGQEATVKTIERDSNSCSIARAGDNVAVSLQGIDGSRLIPGGVLCHPGFPVAVANHLELKVLVLDIAIPILVGSQVEFHIHHVKEAARITKIIALLDKTGKPSKSAPRFLKSKQNAVVQVALDGAVCVQEFSKSRALGRAYLRSSGRTIAVGVINRIIGQDQS, from the exons ATGCCTCGCAAAGTTGTCTCTGGACCTGACTATGATGATGGGTACGATGACTATGATGAGTATGACGAGGactatgatgattatgatgagACCGGATATGGCAAGAATCAACATCCTGTAAAGGAGGAGAAAG AATCATTGAAGAAGTCCTCAAGTACAGTCCCCGTGCATTGGATGTGTTCCATGTGCACATTCAATAATCATGAAAGCATGATGTACTGTGAGATGTGTGGAGTTTTCCGTGAATCCTTTGTCAAATCTGCCAAGGATGGTTCGATAAAAG ATGCAGTCAGTGCAGTGTCAAGTGACCTCAGGACATCTGCTGCGTCAAAAATTGATTCTGCCAAGATGTCAATGAAGACTCGCGCCATAGATATTGATGGTGATTCTAAGGGAAAGCATGCTAGTGCCTCCTGTGACAAAG CCAATTCCATACAGTTATCACCTGCTGTTAGCTCATTAGGTGCTAAAAAAGAGAAGACCGCCCCTGTACTTTCTGATGAAGTGCCTGTGGAGAGGATAGATTTTAAGCTGAAGGGTGACCAGCGTAAGGGGGCTGGTAGTTCTTCACAGAATTATGATGTGGCCCAGAAGCTCTCTTCTGACATAAGTCAGCTAAGTTTAGAAAAGAACAATGTAAATGTCACAAAACCTTGTTTGCCTGAAGAGTATAAGCCTGAGAAATGGATGTTAGCTCATCAGGAGTCAGGGGTGCTGAGCCAACTAAACCTTGCAATA GTGGGTCATGTTGATTCTGGCAAGTCAACACTATCTGGGAGATTACTACATCTATTAGGAAGGATATCGAAAAAAGATATGCACAAGAATGAGAAGGAGTCTAAAGAGAAA GGGAAGGGATCATTTGCTTTTGCATGGGCCATGGATGAGAGCAGTGAAGAAAGAGAACGAGGTGTGACAATGACTGTGGCTGTGGCTTATTTGGAGACCAAGAAATACCGTGTTGTTTTGCTCGATTCACCTGGCCACAAAGATTTTGTGCCAAATATGATATCTGGTGCAACACAAGCCGATGCAGCTATTCTTGTGGTTGATGCTTCCACTGGTTCTTTTGAAGCCGGCATGGATGGTGAAGGAGGAAAAAGTGTTGGCCAGACTAAAGAGCATGCTCAGCTTGTTAGAAGCTTTGGCGTTGAACAGCTTGTTGTTGCAGTCAACAAGATGGATGCTGTTGGATACTCAAAAGAAAGATTTGATTTTATCAAACTACAACTTGGTAGTTTCCTGCGGTCATGCAACTTCAGAGACTCAGCTATTACCTGGATTCCTCTTAGTGCTGTAGAAAATCAAAATTTGATCAAACGTCCTTCAGATGCCCGTTTGACCTCCTG GTATCAAGATTTCTGTCTCTTGGATGCTATAGATTCCCTGCAGCTTCCTTCTCGGGATGTTTCAAAGCCCCTCATTCTTCCAATCTGTGATGTTATCAAGTCTCAGTCAACAGGGCAGTTGGCAGCTTTTGGAAAATTGGAAACTGGGGCTATTCGAAACGGTTCGAAG GTGTTAGTTTTACCTTGTGGGCAAGAGGCGACAGTGAAAACCATCGAGCGGGACTCTAATTCATGCAGCATAGCGAGAGCTGGTGACAATGTGGCGGTTAGTTTACAGGGTATTGATGGGAGTCGACTAATACCTGGTGGGGTTCTTTGTCACCCTGGTTTCCCGGTGGCTGTAGCTAACCACTTGGAGCTGAAGGTTCTAGTCCTAGACATCGCCATTCCTATTCTTGTTGGTTCTCAG GTGGAGTTTCACATACATCATGTGAAGGAGGCCGCAAGAATAACAAAAATCATTGCATTGCTTGACAAGACTGGCAAACCAAGTAAATCAGCACCTCGATTTCTTAAATCAAAGCAGAATGCTGTTGTACAG GTTGCCCTAGATGGAGCGGTCTGTGTTCAGGAATTCTCTAAGAGCCGAGCTCTCGGGAGGGCATACTTAAGGTCGTCTGGACGCACGATCGCCGTTGGCGTAATTAATCGGATAATTGGCCAAGATCAGAGCTAA
- the LOC133924882 gene encoding uncharacterized protein LOC133924882 isoform X1 codes for MPRKVVSGPDYDDGYDDYDEYDEDYDDYDETGYGKNQHPVKEEKESLKKSSSTVPVHWMCSMCTFNNHESMMYCEMCGVFRESFVKSAKDGSIKDAVSAVSSDLRTSAASKIDSAKMSMKTRAIDIDGDSKGKHASASCDKAANSIQLSPAVSSLGAKKEKTAPVLSDEVPVERIDFKLKGDQRKGAGSSSQNYDVAQKLSSDISQLSLEKNNVNVTKPCLPEEYKPEKWMLAHQESGVLSQLNLAIVGHVDSGKSTLSGRLLHLLGRISKKDMHKNEKESKEKGKGSFAFAWAMDESSEERERGVTMTVAVAYLETKKYRVVLLDSPGHKDFVPNMISGATQADAAILVVDASTGSFEAGMDGEGGKSVGQTKEHAQLVRSFGVEQLVVAVNKMDAVGYSKERFDFIKLQLGSFLRSCNFRDSAITWIPLSAVENQNLIKRPSDARLTSWYQDFCLLDAIDSLQLPSRDVSKPLILPICDVIKSQSTGQLAAFGKLETGAIRNGSKVLVLPCGQEATVKTIERDSNSCSIARAGDNVAVSLQGIDGSRLIPGGVLCHPGFPVAVANHLELKVLVLDIAIPILVGSQVEFHIHHVKEAARITKIIALLDKTGKPSKSAPRFLKSKQNAVVQVALDGAVCVQEFSKSRALGRAYLRSSGRTIAVGVINRIIGQDQS; via the exons ATGCCTCGCAAAGTTGTCTCTGGACCTGACTATGATGATGGGTACGATGACTATGATGAGTATGACGAGGactatgatgattatgatgagACCGGATATGGCAAGAATCAACATCCTGTAAAGGAGGAGAAAG AATCATTGAAGAAGTCCTCAAGTACAGTCCCCGTGCATTGGATGTGTTCCATGTGCACATTCAATAATCATGAAAGCATGATGTACTGTGAGATGTGTGGAGTTTTCCGTGAATCCTTTGTCAAATCTGCCAAGGATGGTTCGATAAAAG ATGCAGTCAGTGCAGTGTCAAGTGACCTCAGGACATCTGCTGCGTCAAAAATTGATTCTGCCAAGATGTCAATGAAGACTCGCGCCATAGATATTGATGGTGATTCTAAGGGAAAGCATGCTAGTGCCTCCTGTGACAAAG CAGCCAATTCCATACAGTTATCACCTGCTGTTAGCTCATTAGGTGCTAAAAAAGAGAAGACCGCCCCTGTACTTTCTGATGAAGTGCCTGTGGAGAGGATAGATTTTAAGCTGAAGGGTGACCAGCGTAAGGGGGCTGGTAGTTCTTCACAGAATTATGATGTGGCCCAGAAGCTCTCTTCTGACATAAGTCAGCTAAGTTTAGAAAAGAACAATGTAAATGTCACAAAACCTTGTTTGCCTGAAGAGTATAAGCCTGAGAAATGGATGTTAGCTCATCAGGAGTCAGGGGTGCTGAGCCAACTAAACCTTGCAATA GTGGGTCATGTTGATTCTGGCAAGTCAACACTATCTGGGAGATTACTACATCTATTAGGAAGGATATCGAAAAAAGATATGCACAAGAATGAGAAGGAGTCTAAAGAGAAA GGGAAGGGATCATTTGCTTTTGCATGGGCCATGGATGAGAGCAGTGAAGAAAGAGAACGAGGTGTGACAATGACTGTGGCTGTGGCTTATTTGGAGACCAAGAAATACCGTGTTGTTTTGCTCGATTCACCTGGCCACAAAGATTTTGTGCCAAATATGATATCTGGTGCAACACAAGCCGATGCAGCTATTCTTGTGGTTGATGCTTCCACTGGTTCTTTTGAAGCCGGCATGGATGGTGAAGGAGGAAAAAGTGTTGGCCAGACTAAAGAGCATGCTCAGCTTGTTAGAAGCTTTGGCGTTGAACAGCTTGTTGTTGCAGTCAACAAGATGGATGCTGTTGGATACTCAAAAGAAAGATTTGATTTTATCAAACTACAACTTGGTAGTTTCCTGCGGTCATGCAACTTCAGAGACTCAGCTATTACCTGGATTCCTCTTAGTGCTGTAGAAAATCAAAATTTGATCAAACGTCCTTCAGATGCCCGTTTGACCTCCTG GTATCAAGATTTCTGTCTCTTGGATGCTATAGATTCCCTGCAGCTTCCTTCTCGGGATGTTTCAAAGCCCCTCATTCTTCCAATCTGTGATGTTATCAAGTCTCAGTCAACAGGGCAGTTGGCAGCTTTTGGAAAATTGGAAACTGGGGCTATTCGAAACGGTTCGAAG GTGTTAGTTTTACCTTGTGGGCAAGAGGCGACAGTGAAAACCATCGAGCGGGACTCTAATTCATGCAGCATAGCGAGAGCTGGTGACAATGTGGCGGTTAGTTTACAGGGTATTGATGGGAGTCGACTAATACCTGGTGGGGTTCTTTGTCACCCTGGTTTCCCGGTGGCTGTAGCTAACCACTTGGAGCTGAAGGTTCTAGTCCTAGACATCGCCATTCCTATTCTTGTTGGTTCTCAG GTGGAGTTTCACATACATCATGTGAAGGAGGCCGCAAGAATAACAAAAATCATTGCATTGCTTGACAAGACTGGCAAACCAAGTAAATCAGCACCTCGATTTCTTAAATCAAAGCAGAATGCTGTTGTACAG GTTGCCCTAGATGGAGCGGTCTGTGTTCAGGAATTCTCTAAGAGCCGAGCTCTCGGGAGGGCATACTTAAGGTCGTCTGGACGCACGATCGCCGTTGGCGTAATTAATCGGATAATTGGCCAAGATCAGAGCTAA